The Bacteroidales bacterium genome includes a region encoding these proteins:
- a CDS encoding GH36 C-terminal domain-containing protein, with translation MHLKGLVSGKMYRIVKINMPDNARKLGIPNQTYSGGYLMEVGIPVLSNNHTTSRVLETTAE, from the coding sequence GTGCACCTTAAAGGACTTGTATCTGGTAAAATGTACAGAATAGTAAAAATCAATATGCCGGATAATGCCCGAAAATTGGGGATTCCGAACCAGACGTATTCTGGTGGATATTTGATGGAAGTGGGTATTCCGGTTCTTTCCAACAATCATACAACAAGCCGGGTATTAGAGACCACCGCAGAATGA